The following proteins are encoded in a genomic region of Aliiroseovarius sp. F47248L:
- a CDS encoding protease modulator HflC, protein MKRTQIFLVAVVALLFGALQAVYIVDERETALRLWFGEVQAEITDPGLYFKIPVLHEIVKYDGRILPLETSKLEVTPADSRRLEVDAFARWRIHDAKQFRRAVGASAIAGAQPRLERILNAELREVLGKVNSDAVLSADRVLLMNQIRDQARTQAMSLGVEIIDVRIKRADLPKQNLEATFERMRAERQRLAADQIARGNEAAQRLRATADRTVVETVSEARKQAQIIRGEADARRNGILAEALGRDTEFYAFLRSLEAYENSLVGGNSSMVISPDSEFFDYLKSDTGR, encoded by the coding sequence ATGAAACGCACTCAAATATTCCTTGTCGCCGTTGTGGCGCTTTTGTTTGGCGCTTTGCAGGCTGTCTATATCGTCGATGAGCGCGAAACGGCGCTTCGGCTGTGGTTTGGTGAAGTGCAGGCTGAAATCACCGATCCGGGCCTGTATTTCAAAATCCCTGTGCTGCACGAGATCGTTAAGTATGACGGTCGGATCTTGCCCTTGGAAACCAGCAAACTTGAAGTCACTCCTGCGGACAGCCGGCGGCTTGAAGTGGACGCCTTCGCGCGTTGGCGCATTCATGATGCCAAGCAGTTCCGCCGTGCGGTCGGAGCAAGTGCGATTGCCGGGGCACAGCCGCGCCTTGAACGGATCCTGAACGCAGAGTTGCGTGAGGTTCTGGGTAAAGTGAACTCGGATGCGGTTCTGTCCGCTGACCGGGTTCTGCTGATGAACCAGATCCGTGATCAGGCGCGCACGCAGGCGATGTCTCTTGGCGTTGAAATCATTGACGTGCGTATCAAGCGCGCCGATCTTCCCAAGCAAAACCTTGAAGCGACCTTTGAGCGGATGCGAGCGGAACGCCAGCGTCTGGCAGCGGACCAGATCGCACGCGGTAACGAAGCTGCACAACGTTTGCGGGCAACCGCAGACCGGACCGTGGTCGAAACCGTGTCAGAAGCACGCAAGCAAGCCCAGATCATTCGCGGTGAAGCCGATGCTCGTCGCAATGGTATCCTTGCCGAAGCGCTGGGCCGGGACACCGAATTCTATGCCTTCCTGCGATCGCTGGAAGCCTATGAGAATTCGTTGGTTGGTGGCAATTCGTCTATGGTTATCTCGCCGGACAGCGAATTCTTCGACTATCTGAAATCGGATACTGGCCGGTGA
- a CDS encoding Do family serine endopeptidase gives MRGMRAFVGLIMALVVVLATGMRAEARGAPDSFADLAEQVSPAVVNITTSTIVAQRTGNQPMIPEGSPFEDFFRDFLDRNQPGGPNGNDNAPRQRRSQALGSGFVISENGFIVTNNHVIEGADEILIEFFNGGGELPAKVIGTDPNTDIAVLKVESDKPLPFVTFGDSDIMRVGDWVMAVGNPLGQGFSVSAGIVSQRNRELSGAYDDYIQTDAAINRGNSGGPLFNMDGEVVGVNTAILSPNGGSIGIGFAMSSAVVKRVVDQLKEFGETRRGWLGVRIQDITDDIAEAMGLESTNGALITDVPDGPAKDAGILPNDIILSFDGTEVTDTRELVRIVGNAPVGKAVRVVILREGQTETLKITLGRREDASAASGDAPGEDTPEAPAEGKVLGMTLGELDDIRREDLGLPPAAEGLVVLDIDEDSEAFEKGIRAGDVVAEAGQEAVNSIDGLQARLDAAKDGGRKSVLLLVRRDDIPRFVALTLE, from the coding sequence ATGCGGGGCATGCGCGCTTTTGTGGGGCTGATCATGGCGTTGGTTGTGGTTCTTGCGACGGGCATGCGGGCCGAGGCGCGCGGCGCCCCCGACAGCTTTGCCGATCTGGCCGAACAGGTCAGCCCGGCGGTGGTGAACATCACAACATCAACCATTGTTGCGCAACGAACCGGCAATCAGCCGATGATCCCCGAAGGCAGCCCGTTCGAAGATTTCTTTCGCGACTTTCTGGATCGAAACCAACCCGGTGGCCCAAACGGCAATGACAACGCGCCGCGCCAGCGTCGCAGCCAGGCACTCGGCTCGGGTTTCGTGATTTCCGAAAACGGGTTCATCGTGACCAACAACCACGTCATCGAAGGCGCGGACGAGATCTTAATCGAATTTTTCAACGGTGGCGGAGAGCTCCCCGCCAAGGTAATCGGCACCGACCCCAATACCGACATTGCAGTCCTGAAGGTCGAAAGCGACAAACCGCTGCCCTTCGTCACCTTTGGTGACAGCGACATCATGCGCGTGGGCGACTGGGTGATGGCAGTCGGCAACCCCCTGGGGCAGGGCTTCTCGGTTTCTGCCGGGATCGTGTCGCAGCGCAATCGCGAACTGTCAGGTGCCTATGACGATTACATCCAGACCGATGCCGCCATCAACCGGGGCAACTCGGGCGGGCCGCTGTTCAATATGGACGGCGAAGTGGTCGGTGTGAACACGGCAATCCTCAGCCCCAATGGCGGCTCGATCGGGATCGGGTTTGCGATGTCGTCTGCGGTTGTGAAGCGCGTGGTAGACCAGTTGAAAGAGTTCGGCGAAACGCGTCGTGGCTGGCTGGGTGTACGCATTCAGGACATCACCGATGATATTGCCGAGGCGATGGGCCTTGAAAGCACCAATGGTGCGTTGATCACCGATGTGCCGGACGGCCCGGCCAAGGATGCAGGTATTCTGCCCAACGACATCATTCTGTCTTTTGACGGCACCGAGGTGACGGACACACGCGAACTTGTGCGCATCGTTGGAAATGCGCCAGTTGGCAAAGCTGTGCGCGTGGTCATTCTGCGCGAAGGTCAGACCGAGACGCTGAAAATCACGTTAGGTCGTCGCGAGGATGCCTCTGCCGCGTCTGGTGACGCGCCCGGCGAAGACACGCCCGAAGCACCTGCAGAAGGTAAAGTTCTGGGCATGACATTGGGTGAGCTGGACGACATCCGCCGCGAGGATCTTGGCTTGCCGCCAGCCGCCGAAGGTCTGGTTGTGCTGGATATCGACGAGGACAGCGAGGCCTTTGAAAAAGGCATTCGGGCAGGCGATGTTGTGGCTGAAGCCGGGCAGGAGGCCGTCAATTCGATCGATGGGCTGCAAGCACGGCTCGACGCTGCCAAAGACGGAGGCCGCAAGTCGGTGCTGCTTTTGGTGCGTCGTGACGACATCCCGCGTTTCGTCGCACTGACGCTGGAATAA
- the gor gene encoding glutathione-disulfide reductase: MSGFDYDLFVIGGGSGGVRAGRVAAEGGAKVALAEEFRMGGTCVIRGCVPKKLMVFASQYGPAADAARAYGWQGNARGEFDWAGTFRPALHAELERLEGIYTKNLGNSGADIFHARATIKDAHTVVLSTGETFSAKHILVATGGRPFLPDTPGAHELGITSNEVFNLDDFPKRILIVGGGYIACEFACVFNGLGAHVAQWYRGAQILRGFDDEVRGFLAEHIRERGVDLHVGLEVERMERRATEDGDAIWVKGTDGREEMFDQVLFATGRVPNTDGLGLEEVGVKLGRGGEVVVDDYSQSTVPSIYAVGDVTNRIALTPVAIREGMAFVETVFNGNPTKPDHENVASAVFTQPEYGTVGLSEEDARTQEKIDVYSAAFRPMQKSFIGVNERVLFKLVVSQETQKVLGCHIVGEGAGEMIQMAAVAIKMGATKADFDRTVAVHPTMSEEIVLMKSPTRSD, encoded by the coding sequence ATGAGCGGATTTGACTATGATCTCTTCGTGATCGGTGGCGGATCGGGCGGCGTGCGCGCAGGCCGGGTCGCGGCCGAAGGTGGCGCGAAGGTCGCGCTGGCGGAAGAGTTCCGCATGGGTGGCACCTGTGTCATACGGGGCTGTGTGCCGAAAAAGCTGATGGTCTTTGCCTCGCAATACGGTCCCGCTGCCGATGCAGCCCGTGCCTATGGCTGGCAGGGCAACGCACGCGGCGAGTTCGACTGGGCCGGCACCTTCCGTCCAGCGCTGCATGCCGAGTTGGAGCGTTTGGAAGGCATCTATACCAAGAACCTTGGCAACTCGGGCGCCGACATCTTCCACGCGCGGGCCACGATCAAGGATGCTCACACGGTAGTGTTGTCGACGGGCGAGACCTTCTCGGCCAAGCATATTCTTGTGGCAACGGGTGGGCGACCTTTCCTGCCCGACACACCCGGTGCACATGAGTTGGGCATCACCTCGAACGAAGTCTTCAATCTTGACGACTTTCCCAAACGCATCCTTATTGTTGGTGGTGGCTATATCGCCTGTGAATTCGCTTGTGTCTTCAATGGTCTGGGCGCGCATGTTGCCCAATGGTATCGCGGTGCTCAGATTTTGCGCGGCTTTGACGACGAAGTGCGTGGATTTCTGGCCGAACATATTCGCGAGCGCGGTGTCGATCTGCATGTCGGCCTCGAGGTCGAGCGAATGGAGCGTCGCGCCACAGAAGATGGTGATGCGATCTGGGTCAAAGGCACTGACGGACGAGAAGAGATGTTCGATCAGGTGCTGTTTGCCACCGGGCGGGTGCCCAACACCGATGGGCTTGGTCTGGAAGAGGTGGGCGTCAAGTTGGGCCGTGGCGGCGAAGTGGTGGTGGATGACTATAGCCAGTCGACCGTGCCGTCGATTTATGCGGTCGGCGACGTGACGAACCGGATTGCGTTAACGCCGGTCGCGATCCGCGAAGGTATGGCCTTCGTGGAAACCGTGTTCAACGGCAATCCGACCAAGCCCGACCATGAAAACGTCGCCTCGGCGGTGTTCACGCAACCGGAGTACGGAACGGTGGGTCTGTCCGAAGAAGACGCCCGCACACAGGAAAAGATCGATGTCTACAGTGCGGCATTCCGCCCGATGCAGAAAAGTTTCATTGGCGTGAATGAACGGGTTCTGTTCAAGCTGGTGGTCAGTCAGGAAACGCAGAAGGTTCTGGGCTGTCACATCGTCGGCGAAGGGGCCGGCGAGATGATCCAGATGGCCGCTGTTGCGATAAAAATGGGCGCGACCAAGGCTGATTTCGACCGGACCGTGGCGGTTCATCCCACCATGTCGGAAGAGATCGTGCTGATGAAGTCGCCCACACGCAGCGATTAG
- the ruvB gene encoding Holliday junction branch migration DNA helicase RuvB, which translates to MNAPDPTLRPAPRPEDAEDTNRALRPQTLVDFIGQAEARANLRIFIESARKRGEAMDHVLFHGPPGLGKTTLAQIMARELGVNFRMTSGPVLAKAGDLAAILTNLEANDVLFIDEIHRLNPVVEEVLYPALEDFELDLVIGEGPAARTVRIELQPFTLVGATTRLGLLTTPLRDRFGIPVRLQFYSVDELHEIVTRNAVKLGAPADEDGAREIAKRARGTPRIAGRLLRRVVDFAVVEGDGRITRDLADNALTRLGVDHLGLDGADRRYLGLMAEHYGGGPVGIETLSAALSESRDALEEVIEPFLLQQGLIQRTPRGRMLGQIAWRHLGLTAPVSQPRGAGQGQLFEG; encoded by the coding sequence CTGAACGCTCCGGACCCGACGCTGCGCCCCGCGCCGCGCCCGGAGGACGCGGAAGATACCAACCGCGCCCTACGTCCGCAAACGCTGGTCGATTTCATCGGGCAGGCCGAGGCGCGGGCCAATCTGCGCATCTTCATCGAAAGTGCGCGCAAGCGTGGCGAGGCGATGGACCATGTGCTGTTTCATGGCCCTCCGGGGCTTGGCAAAACCACGTTGGCCCAGATCATGGCGCGTGAATTGGGAGTGAACTTCCGCATGACCTCTGGCCCGGTGCTCGCCAAGGCCGGCGATCTGGCGGCGATCCTGACCAATCTGGAAGCCAATGACGTGTTGTTCATTGACGAAATTCACAGGCTCAATCCGGTGGTCGAGGAAGTGCTTTATCCCGCGCTGGAAGATTTCGAACTGGATCTGGTGATCGGCGAAGGGCCTGCGGCCCGCACCGTGCGGATCGAATTACAACCCTTCACGCTGGTCGGGGCAACGACGCGGTTGGGCCTTCTGACCACGCCGCTGCGCGATCGCTTCGGTATTCCTGTGCGGCTGCAATTTTATTCGGTCGATGAGTTGCACGAGATCGTGACCCGCAACGCCGTCAAACTGGGCGCACCTGCCGACGAAGATGGCGCGCGCGAGATTGCCAAACGCGCTCGTGGCACACCGCGCATCGCCGGGCGGCTGTTGCGCCGCGTCGTTGATTTCGCGGTGGTCGAAGGCGACGGGCGGATCACCCGCGACCTCGCCGACAACGCGCTGACGCGCTTGGGCGTTGATCATCTGGGGTTGGACGGAGCGGATCGGCGCTATCTTGGCTTGATGGCAGAGCACTACGGCGGTGGCCCGGTGGGCATAGAAACCCTGTCCGCCGCTCTGTCCGAAAGCCGCGATGCGCTGGAAGAAGTGATCGAGCCGTTCCTTTTGCAACAAGGCTTGATCCAACGCACCCCGCGCGGTCGCATGCTGGGCCAGATTGCATGGCGACATCTCGGACTGACTGCCCCCGTTTCTCAACCGCGCGGTGCGGGACAAGGACAGCTTTTCGAAGGTTAG
- a CDS encoding DUF1127 domain-containing protein, which translates to MAAFETTYIPVNGASFGGRLSTAVRNIVASVTAWNDTRMTRNALAKLSDRELDDIGLCRSDISSL; encoded by the coding sequence ATGGCTGCTTTCGAAACGACATACATCCCTGTTAACGGTGCGTCCTTCGGCGGCCGTTTGTCCACTGCGGTCCGCAATATCGTTGCTTCCGTCACCGCATGGAATGACACACGCATGACCCGGAACGCATTGGCAAAGCTGAGCGACCGCGAGCTTGACGATATCGGCCTGTGCCGCAGCGACATCTCTTCGCTTTAA
- the hflK gene encoding FtsH protease activity modulator HflK, producing MASDNGGPWGGGGNRGGSGGRPPSNGGGNRGGKDQPQMPEIDELMKKGQEQLRVLMGGRGDKGRSGGNGGGTGGPNLGRGSILLVALVAVAVWVFASFYRVDTSEQSVELLFGERYGVGQEGLNFAPWPIVTKEIYPVTRENVINIGDGPNEGLMLTGDENIVDIDYQVVWNISDLEKFVFNLADPENTIRAVSESAMREIVARSRLAPILTSDRGIIQQDLEELIQSTLDGYQSGVNIVRVNFDKADPPEDVIDSFREVQAAEQTRDTLQKQADAYANRVVAAARGEAAQLLEEAEGYRARVVNEAEGEAARFIAVYDEFAKAPDITRKRLYLETIEKVMRSVDKVILDDGVGGEGGVVPYLPLNELTRKPAQTTDGGAN from the coding sequence ATGGCCAGCGATAATGGCGGTCCCTGGGGCGGCGGTGGAAACCGTGGCGGCTCTGGTGGGCGTCCCCCCTCGAACGGTGGCGGCAACCGTGGCGGTAAAGATCAACCGCAAATGCCCGAAATTGATGAGCTGATGAAAAAAGGCCAGGAACAGCTGCGCGTCCTGATGGGCGGCCGTGGCGACAAAGGTCGCAGCGGTGGGAACGGTGGTGGAACTGGCGGGCCCAACTTGGGGCGCGGATCCATCCTGTTGGTGGCGTTGGTTGCAGTTGCAGTCTGGGTCTTTGCGAGCTTCTATCGCGTGGACACGTCAGAGCAATCAGTCGAACTTCTGTTCGGCGAGCGCTACGGCGTTGGCCAGGAAGGTCTGAACTTTGCACCCTGGCCGATTGTCACCAAGGAAATCTATCCTGTGACGCGAGAGAACGTGATCAACATCGGTGATGGGCCCAATGAAGGGCTGATGCTGACCGGGGACGAAAACATCGTCGATATCGACTATCAGGTGGTCTGGAACATCTCTGACCTAGAGAAGTTCGTCTTTAACCTTGCCGATCCGGAAAACACCATTCGGGCGGTATCGGAATCGGCGATGCGCGAGATCGTCGCGCGGTCTCGTTTGGCGCCGATCCTGACCTCGGATCGTGGTATCATCCAGCAGGATCTTGAGGAGCTCATCCAGTCGACCCTGGATGGGTATCAATCGGGCGTGAACATCGTTCGTGTGAACTTTGATAAGGCTGACCCGCCCGAGGACGTGATCGACAGTTTCCGCGAAGTGCAGGCTGCCGAACAGACTCGCGACACTTTGCAGAAACAAGCGGATGCTTATGCCAACCGCGTGGTTGCAGCGGCACGTGGTGAAGCCGCACAGCTTCTGGAAGAGGCCGAAGGTTATCGTGCCCGCGTGGTGAACGAGGCTGAAGGTGAAGCCGCCCGATTCATCGCGGTCTACGATGAATTCGCGAAGGCTCCGGATATCACGCGAAAGCGTCTGTATCTTGAAACGATCGAGAAAGTGATGCGCAGCGTGGACAAGGTGATCCTTGACGACGGCGTGGGTGGCGAAGGGGGCGTGGTGCCCTACCTGCCGCTGAATGAATTGACGCGCAAACCGGCGCAAACGACGGACGGGGGGGCGAACTGA
- the ybgC gene encoding tol-pal system-associated acyl-CoA thioesterase: MMHHFPIRVYYEDTDMAGIVYYANYLRYIERARSDWVREIGVDQNAMREDGLVFAVRRVEADYLSSARFDEELQVETSVQQVTGARLVMEQVVKRGEERLFEALVTIVCVSDTGQPARLPANIRRLVH; the protein is encoded by the coding sequence TTGATGCACCACTTCCCTATCCGCGTTTACTATGAAGACACCGACATGGCCGGGATCGTCTATTACGCCAATTACCTGCGCTATATCGAACGCGCGCGGTCCGATTGGGTGCGCGAGATCGGGGTTGACCAGAACGCGATGCGCGAAGACGGGCTGGTGTTCGCGGTGCGCCGGGTCGAAGCGGACTATCTGTCATCGGCGCGTTTTGACGAAGAGTTGCAGGTTGAAACATCTGTTCAGCAGGTCACAGGCGCGCGGCTTGTGATGGAGCAGGTGGTCAAACGCGGCGAAGAGCGTTTGTTTGAAGCCCTTGTCACCATCGTCTGCGTGTCGGACACCGGCCAACCCGCCCGGCTTCCGGCAAATATCCGCCGTTTGGTCCACTGA
- the ruvC gene encoding crossover junction endodeoxyribonuclease RuvC: MRVIGIDPGLRNLGWGVIDTDGTRMSHVANGVCHSRTGDLASRLLSLYDQLSDVMAEYAPETAAVEQTFVNKDAVATLKLGQARGIALLVPAKAGLPIGEYAPNAVKKAVVGVGHADKVQVEHMVKMQLPGVQIKGADAADALAIAICHAFHAQNAGRLEAALRKASA, encoded by the coding sequence ATGCGCGTAATTGGCATTGATCCAGGGCTTCGGAACCTTGGCTGGGGTGTGATTGACACTGATGGCACGCGGATGTCGCATGTGGCCAACGGGGTATGCCATTCACGCACTGGCGACTTGGCCTCGCGCCTGTTGTCGCTTTACGACCAACTGTCCGACGTGATGGCGGAATACGCGCCTGAAACTGCGGCCGTGGAACAGACTTTCGTAAACAAGGACGCCGTTGCCACATTGAAGCTGGGGCAAGCGCGGGGAATTGCCTTGTTGGTGCCTGCAAAAGCCGGGCTTCCCATCGGGGAATACGCGCCCAATGCAGTGAAGAAGGCTGTGGTGGGGGTCGGGCATGCCGATAAGGTGCAGGTAGAGCACATGGTCAAGATGCAATTGCCCGGCGTGCAGATCAAAGGGGCCGATGCCGCTGATGCGTTGGCCATCGCGATTTGCCATGCCTTTCACGCCCAGAATGCGGGTCGTCTGGAAGCTGCGCTTAGAAAGGCCTCGGCATGA
- a CDS encoding DUF2065 domain-containing protein — MSTIVFGIGLVLVIEGLVFALAPSRLDDLVAMMAAMSRDQRRLVGLLALALGVVLVWLSRG, encoded by the coding sequence ATCTCGACGATTGTGTTCGGGATCGGGCTTGTGCTCGTGATCGAGGGGCTGGTGTTCGCACTGGCCCCTTCGCGTTTGGACGATCTTGTGGCGATGATGGCCGCAATGTCACGCGACCAGCGACGTCTTGTCGGGCTTTTGGCGCTGGCTTTAGGCGTTGTGCTGGTTTGGTTGTCACGTGGATAA
- a CDS encoding fatty acid desaturase: protein MKHTPDFPQSSDNAKSAKDWVKTLAAYREPNQWRSAFELAVSIGPFILLWVLAWLSMSISLWLTLAISVVNALFLLRLFTIQHDCGHGSFFKQRALSDWVGRMIGVLTLTPYAVWRRTHSIHHSSAGNLGKRGIGDIVTLTVEEYNALSRFERLRYRLYRNPIVLFGFGPGYLFLLQNRVPLGLMNSARYWISAMGTNLAIVAALVAIWYFGGFSALLLIFLPTTILAATAGMWLFYVQHQFEDTHWSTEEDWQLHDAALEGSSHYIMPPVLQWFSANIGIHHVHHLYSRIPFYRLTEVLRDHAELAQANRMTIAESLSCARLHLWDANSKQLLSFAQARAIYG from the coding sequence ATGAAACATACTCCAGACTTTCCGCAATCATCTGATAACGCAAAATCCGCGAAAGACTGGGTGAAGACCTTGGCTGCCTATCGCGAACCAAACCAGTGGCGCAGCGCGTTTGAACTGGCGGTTAGCATTGGGCCATTCATTCTTTTGTGGGTGCTGGCGTGGCTGTCGATGTCAATCAGCCTTTGGCTGACCCTTGCGATTTCAGTCGTCAATGCCTTGTTCCTGCTGCGCCTGTTTACCATTCAGCACGATTGCGGTCATGGATCGTTTTTCAAACAACGCGCGCTCAGCGATTGGGTTGGCCGAATGATCGGGGTTCTGACCCTGACACCCTATGCGGTTTGGCGGCGCACACATTCCATACACCACAGTTCGGCGGGCAATCTGGGTAAACGTGGGATCGGGGATATCGTGACCCTGACGGTGGAAGAATATAACGCCCTGTCGCGGTTCGAGCGTCTGAGGTATCGGCTTTACCGCAATCCAATCGTTCTGTTCGGTTTCGGTCCCGGTTATCTGTTTCTACTGCAAAACCGCGTGCCATTGGGGCTGATGAACAGCGCGCGATATTGGATCAGTGCGATGGGCACCAATCTGGCCATCGTCGCGGCGCTTGTCGCGATCTGGTATTTTGGCGGTTTCTCGGCCCTTCTGTTGATCTTTTTGCCCACCACCATTTTGGCCGCGACGGCTGGTATGTGGCTGTTTTACGTTCAACACCAGTTTGAAGACACCCACTGGAGCACCGAAGAAGACTGGCAATTGCATGATGCCGCCCTTGAGGGCAGCTCGCATTACATCATGCCGCCCGTGCTTCAATGGTTCAGCGCCAATATTGGTATTCATCACGTACATCACCTTTATAGCCGCATTCCCTTTTATCGCTTGACTGAAGTCTTGCGCGACCATGCGGAACTGGCACAGGCCAACCGCATGACCATTGCCGAAAGCCTGTCCTGCGCTCGTCTGCATCTGTGGGACGCGAACAGCAAGCAGTTGCTCTCCTTCGCTCAGGCCCGTGCAATTTATGGCTAG
- the thpR gene encoding RNA 2',3'-cyclic phosphodiesterase: MRCFLALPVPDDLAAQLAGVASRLKVGRPLPEENIHLTLVFLDEQPLDALEDLNAELEVLHAPPATVDLAGLTTMGGAVPSVLAIKADGVDALHKQVRQAVRRAGITLPHRRFRGHVTLARLPRSPTANDMSALGRALEAHGAIRYPTVTLDTLSLYRSDLRPEGPRYERLADYPLRG; the protein is encoded by the coding sequence ATGCGCTGCTTTCTGGCCCTTCCCGTGCCGGACGATCTGGCCGCGCAACTCGCCGGGGTTGCGAGCCGGCTCAAGGTCGGGCGACCACTACCTGAGGAAAACATCCACCTGACGCTGGTGTTTCTGGATGAACAACCACTCGACGCGCTCGAAGACCTGAACGCGGAGTTAGAGGTCTTGCACGCTCCGCCCGCGACCGTTGATCTGGCGGGGCTGACGACCATGGGCGGGGCCGTGCCATCCGTTCTGGCGATAAAGGCCGATGGTGTGGACGCGCTGCACAAACAGGTGCGACAGGCGGTGCGCCGCGCCGGGATCACATTGCCCCATCGGCGGTTTCGCGGGCATGTGACGCTGGCCCGTCTGCCCCGCTCGCCCACGGCCAATGACATGTCCGCGTTGGGCCGTGCGCTGGAAGCCCACGGCGCGATCCGATATCCGACCGTAACGCTCGACACCCTATCGCTTTATCGGTCTGACCTGCGCCCGGAAGGCCCGCGATATGAGCGGTTGGCAGACTATCCCCTTCGCGGCTAG
- the ruvA gene encoding Holliday junction branch migration protein RuvA, with protein sequence MIGKIAGRLDYRADDHVLIDVRGVGYLVYVSDRTMASLPGPGEAVALYTELLVREDNLQLFGFTTLVEKEWHRLLTSVQGIGAKASMSILSTLGPDGVSRAIALGDWNAVKAAKGLGPKTAQRVVNELKDKAASVMALSGHASVATGAPATVDAVIEPATPSAPVAPTPSGNAAAQSEALSALTNLGYAPGEAASAVAQALGEDAALDTSGLIRAALKLLAPKG encoded by the coding sequence ATGATTGGTAAAATCGCAGGACGTCTGGATTACCGTGCCGATGATCATGTTCTGATCGACGTGCGCGGCGTGGGTTATCTGGTCTATGTCTCGGACCGCACCATGGCCAGCTTGCCGGGTCCGGGTGAGGCGGTCGCGCTGTATACCGAGCTTTTGGTGCGCGAGGACAATCTGCAACTGTTCGGTTTCACCACTCTTGTTGAAAAGGAATGGCATAGATTGTTGACCAGCGTGCAGGGCATCGGCGCAAAAGCCTCGATGTCGATCCTCAGCACACTGGGGCCGGACGGGGTCAGCCGCGCGATTGCGTTGGGGGATTGGAACGCGGTGAAGGCCGCCAAGGGGCTTGGCCCCAAAACGGCGCAGCGCGTGGTCAACGAACTCAAAGACAAAGCGGCGTCGGTGATGGCGCTGTCAGGGCATGCTTCGGTCGCCACAGGCGCTCCCGCGACGGTTGATGCGGTAATTGAGCCTGCGACGCCCTCTGCCCCGGTTGCGCCCACGCCATCAGGCAACGCCGCCGCTCAGTCCGAAGCCTTGTCAGCCCTAACCAACCTTGGCTACGCGCCGGGCGAAGCGGCATCTGCCGTGGCACAGGCCTTGGGCGAGGATGCGGCGCTGGACACCTCCGGCCTGATCCGCGCCGCGCTGAAACTTCTTGCGCCCAAAGGGTAG